GGTCTGCAGGTCGTCCCCCACCCGGTCGCGTCACCTCCCGCTCAAACTCGACGGTGTCCGCGGGCGGCGGTGCCCGTCCCTAGAGCCGGAGCACCCGCTCGGCGTTCTGCGATTCGATCAGGGCTCGCTGCCCCGGGGTGATTTCGGCATGGTCCAGCTTGGCCCGGCCACAGGCCGGATACTGCAGAAGCGATCCGGTGCCAAAAAGCACACGTTCCGCACCTACGGCCTCGGCCATCCGAGCAATGGCCTGGAAGCCCTGCATGCACGATGTCTCAATGGTGATGTTGACGTGGCTTGCGATCACCTCGACGGCGGCGCGAAACTCGGATAGGTAGTTCGGCCCGCTCAGAATGAACTGGGTGCCCGGGTGGCGGTCGGCCAGGTCGGCCACATTGCCGATTGGCAGCGTCGGGAAACGGAAGTTCATCATCGGACGCGTGGGGACGATCACCGGAATCCCGCACTCGCCGGCGGCCGCGGCCAGCTCATCGGCAAATGGACTACGCAGGCTGTAACCCTGCAGCAACAGGGGATAGAGGCGGCAGGCCTTGAACCCTTCCTCCACCAGGCGTCGTAGCGGCTTCCCGCCGCCGCCGTTCATCGGGCTGAGACACGCGACCGGCGCGAGCCGATCGGGGTGGGCCCGAGCCAGGGCCAACGTCTCCCCGTTCGCGGTCGGCCAGTCGCCGAACAGCCCGCGCAGGGAAGTGACCGCGGCCCGATCGATCAGGGAACAGTCCATGAGCCTGAGCAGGTCGTCCCCGCCGGTCGCCGGGAGCGGC
This genomic stretch from Phycisphaerae bacterium harbors:
- a CDS encoding amidohydrolase — protein: MRIDVNAFFGHWPYWPLPATGGDDLLRLMDCSLIDRAAVTSLRGLFGDWPTANGETLALARAHPDRLAPVACLSPMNGGGGKPLRRLVEEGFKACRLYPLLLQGYSLRSPFADELAAAAGECGIPVIVPTRPMMNFRFPTLPIGNVADLADRHPGTQFILSGPNYLSEFRAAVEVIASHVNITIETSCMQGFQAIARMAEAVGAERVLFGTGSLLQYPACGRAKLDHAEITPGQRALIESQNAERVLRL